From one Burkholderia pyrrocinia genomic stretch:
- a CDS encoding SPOR domain-containing protein has translation MGIFSFGKKDDDAPTRRGGRTGTSRNVRTERTERVERRPRRTERPESDALLLDPTLPEKQRARRRLVGAIALVVAAVIVLPMVLDSHPKPVTDDIAIDIPNRPAHQAVAPRDDDASDVQAGVAHDEPPASDTAVAAAPAPAPKDAAKPAAKPDTTTTASVTPPKPAPKPAAPAAKPAAPKPAPATVANADTASPDSDDASSPSSPAGARFAVQLGSFKEDATARSWATKLKSAGVPAYVEHRKQADGSTATLLRAGPFADRAAASAAIAKVREAGLTQ, from the coding sequence ATGGGAATTTTCTCGTTCGGCAAAAAAGACGACGACGCGCCCACGCGGCGCGGCGGTCGCACCGGGACCTCCCGGAACGTGCGCACGGAGCGCACTGAACGCGTCGAGCGGCGTCCGCGCCGCACCGAGCGTCCGGAATCGGACGCGCTGCTCCTCGATCCGACCCTTCCAGAAAAGCAACGCGCGCGCCGTCGCCTCGTCGGCGCGATCGCGCTCGTCGTGGCCGCCGTGATCGTGCTGCCGATGGTGCTCGATTCGCACCCGAAGCCGGTGACGGACGACATCGCGATCGACATTCCGAACCGGCCCGCGCACCAGGCGGTCGCGCCACGTGACGACGATGCGTCCGACGTGCAGGCTGGCGTCGCGCACGACGAGCCGCCGGCATCCGACACCGCCGTCGCGGCGGCCCCGGCGCCTGCGCCGAAGGATGCCGCCAAGCCGGCCGCGAAGCCCGATACGACGACCACGGCGAGCGTGACGCCGCCGAAGCCCGCACCGAAGCCGGCCGCCCCCGCGGCGAAACCGGCGGCGCCGAAGCCGGCTCCGGCGACCGTCGCGAATGCCGACACAGCGAGCCCGGACAGCGACGATGCGTCGTCGCCGTCATCGCCGGCCGGTGCGCGCTTCGCGGTGCAGCTCGGTTCGTTCAAGGAAGACGCGACGGCCCGTTCGTGGGCCACCAAGTTGAAATCTGCGGGTGTGCCCGCATATGTCGAGCATCGCAAGCAGGCAGACGGCAGCACGGCTACACTGTTGCGTGCCGGCCCGTTCGCGGATCGCGCGGCGGCTTCCGCCGCGATCGCGAAGGTGCGCGAAGCCGGTCTGACGCAGTAA